The Salvia miltiorrhiza cultivar Shanhuang (shh) chromosome 1, IMPLAD_Smil_shh, whole genome shotgun sequence genome has a window encoding:
- the LOC131016822 gene encoding GDP-mannose transporter GONST1 isoform X1: MKTHSSNEEIDMESRRLVKDKERPVRSKRVITIHNQALLSGFAYCISSCSMILVNKYVLSSYDFNAGISLMLYQNLVSVVIVSILSLLGVVTTEPLTWRLIKVWLPVNVIFVGMLVTSMFSLRYINVAMVTVLKNVTNVITAVGEMYMFNKQHDNRVWASLFIMIISAISGGITDLSFNAIGYTWQFINCFLTASYSLTLRRVMDTAKQVTKSGELNEFSMVLLNNTLSLPLGLLLIFVFNEVDYLSQTPLLRLPTFWVVMTFSGFLGLAISFTSMWFLHQTGATTYSLVGSLNKIPLSIAGIFLFKVPTSLENSASIFFGLLAGVLFARAKMR; this comes from the exons ATGAAGACTCATAGTTCTAATGAGGAGATTGATATGGAGAGCCGGAGGTTAGTAAAGGACAAAGAACGACCTGTACGAAGTAAAAGAGTGATCACAATACATAATCAGGCCCTGTTATCTGGTTTTGCATACTGTATCTCATCCTGCAGCATGATACTGGTTAACAAGTATGTCCTCTCCAGCTATGACTTTAATGCTGGAATATCTTTGATGCTCTACCAG AATCTTGTCTCTGTAGTCATTGTTTCTATCTTGAGTCTCCTTGGTGTAGTTACGACTGAGCCACTTACCTGGAGATTAATCAAGGTCTGGTTGCCAGTCAATGTTATTTTTGTGGGGATGCTAGTCACAAGTATGTTTAG tcTACGATACATAAACGTTGCCATGGTCACAGTTCTGAAGAATGTAACCAATGTGATAACTGCTGTAGGTGAAATGTATATGTTCAACAAGCAACATGACAACAGAGTTTGGGCATCTCTTTTTATAATG ATAATCTCAGCAATATCAGGAGGAATCACGGATCTCTCATTTAATGCTATTGGATACACATGGCAGTTTATCAACTGTTTCTTGACAGCATCATACTCT TTAACGTTGCGGCGGGTCATGGATACTGCAAAGCAAGTCACTAAATCTGGAGAGTTGAACGAGTTCTCAATGGTCTTGCTAAACAATACCCTCTCCTTGCCTTTGGGACTTTTGCTCATTTTTGTTTTCAATGAGGTCGATTATCTTTCACAAAC ACCACTATTGAGACTACCCACGTTCTGGGTGGTGATGACTTTTAGTGGATTCCTGGGTTTGGCGATCAGCTTCACGTCCATGTGGTTTCTCCATCAGACAGGGGCTACTACGTACAG CCTCGTCGGGTCATTGAACAAGATACCCCTTTCTATTGCTGGAATCTTCCTCTTCAAAGTCCCAACAAGTTTGGAGAACTCCGCAAGCATTTtctttg GGTTGTTGGCTGGAGTGCTTTTTGCAAGAGCCAAAATGCGTTGA
- the LOC131016822 gene encoding GDP-mannose transporter GONST1 isoform X2 — protein MVTVLKNVTNVITAVGEMYMFNKQHDNRVWASLFIMIISAISGGITDLSFNAIGYTWQFINCFLTASYSLTLRRVMDTAKQVTKSGELNEFSMVLLNNTLSLPLGLLLIFVFNEVDYLSQTPLLRLPTFWVVMTFSGFLGLAISFTSMWFLHQTGATTYSLVGSLNKIPLSIAGIFLFKVPTSLENSASIFFGLLAGVLFARAKMR, from the exons ATGGTCACAGTTCTGAAGAATGTAACCAATGTGATAACTGCTGTAGGTGAAATGTATATGTTCAACAAGCAACATGACAACAGAGTTTGGGCATCTCTTTTTATAATG ATAATCTCAGCAATATCAGGAGGAATCACGGATCTCTCATTTAATGCTATTGGATACACATGGCAGTTTATCAACTGTTTCTTGACAGCATCATACTCT TTAACGTTGCGGCGGGTCATGGATACTGCAAAGCAAGTCACTAAATCTGGAGAGTTGAACGAGTTCTCAATGGTCTTGCTAAACAATACCCTCTCCTTGCCTTTGGGACTTTTGCTCATTTTTGTTTTCAATGAGGTCGATTATCTTTCACAAAC ACCACTATTGAGACTACCCACGTTCTGGGTGGTGATGACTTTTAGTGGATTCCTGGGTTTGGCGATCAGCTTCACGTCCATGTGGTTTCTCCATCAGACAGGGGCTACTACGTACAG CCTCGTCGGGTCATTGAACAAGATACCCCTTTCTATTGCTGGAATCTTCCTCTTCAAAGTCCCAACAAGTTTGGAGAACTCCGCAAGCATTTtctttg GGTTGTTGGCTGGAGTGCTTTTTGCAAGAGCCAAAATGCGTTGA